The genomic region GGGTCATAGCCACAGTCATTAAGGATATCATGTACAACATCTCCAGCTATCCTTTTAGTATTATGTCCCGTAACAATAAAGGCTCCTTCATTGAGTTTGAGGTCATTACATACATCCTTCAGATCATAAATAACATCAGGACCGACAACAACATCTCTTGGTAACTGCATCCATTTTTTTTTGCCTTGTGTGGGAATCACTTAATATACCTACCAGAAACTGTATAGCTTATTTAGTTATGTGGAAATTCGTTGCAGAGATAATAAATAATATCAAATGAGTACAGGTCTCCAGATGACCTGCCCTTTAAGCAGGAAAAATCTTTTGATACACTCTACATTTCCCATAAACTATTAAATGTTAGTTGTATTAGGATATTCCTATATTATGTTACTGCTGTGATTATAATGCCATTCATAGATAAAGTTACCCAATTCATTAACGAATATTATATAGACCCGATACTGCATGATAGTGGCTACAATATCGTTAATACTATCACATGGGCAATAGTGCTGGGAATTTGTATTTTCGGCGTTGTAAAGCTGTTGAAAAAACTGGATATCGAGATTGATGACAGGTTTACAGTATCCGTGATTCCTTTTATCCTCGCAGGCTCTTCTATGAGAGTTGTAGAAGATACGGGAATACTCACGCATCCTTTGAGTTATTTATTCATAACTCCAAACATCTATTTTGTGGTATTTGCCATTACAGTGTTCTTCCTGGTACTTTCCAGGTGGATTGTCAAATTAAAAGGAACAGGTGACTACAGAAAGCTATTTGCCGGATTCGGACTTGCCTGGTTTGCAGTTAATCTTTCAATACTTTTCTATCTGGAAGATCTGACTCGTCCATGGGTTCC from Methanolobus tindarius DSM 2278 harbors:
- a CDS encoding DUF63 family protein, translating into MPFIDKVTQFINEYYIDPILHDSGYNIVNTITWAIVLGICIFGVVKLLKKLDIEIDDRFTVSVIPFILAGSSMRVVEDTGILTHPLSYLFITPNIYFVVFAITVFFLVLSRWIVKLKGTGDYRKLFAGFGLAWFAVNLSILFYLEDLTRPWVPIFVLGAASLIVILLKAIFDRIDFDLLKSNVNVAILWVHLMDASSTIAGIDFLGYYEKHVVPSYLIDLTGTAFVMYPLKLSIFIPVLYVLDNHFDEDEESETLKTFLKLVIIVLGLSPACRNTIRMAFGV